The DNA sequence GGCGTCGCGTTGGGCTTCAAGACGCGTGGCATTGGCGACGAGGGCCTCGACGGCGGGAGCCTTTTCGGCGAGCGCGGCGTCGGCAGTGGCTCGGGCCTGCTGAGCTTGCTCGACGGCGGCCTTGAGGGGTCCAAGAGCGTCGGTCGCCGCCTTGGCGGCGGCTCGGGCGTCGGCGAGGGCGGTGTCGACGGTGCGTTTCCGGGCGATGGCATCGGCCAGGGGAGCACGTGCGGCAGTTACGGCATCGGCCGAGGCGATCACGGCGGCGAGTGCAGGAACAACGGCCTCGGTGGTTTTGGTCCGCTGAGCGAGGGCGGCCTCAGCTTCGGAAACGGTAGCAGGATCACCTGCGGCCTTCTCTACGAGGGAACGGGTCGTGTCAGCGGCTGCAGCCAGAGCCTGAGAGGCGTTGCTGAGGGCGTTGATGGCCTGAGCATCGGCCTCGGCGGCCTTCTGGAACGCGGCGAGGGCGGCCTGATGGGTGGCGTTGGTTTCCGTCGTCGCGGCCTCGGCGGCGGCGACGGCCTGGGTGGTTTGCGTGGCGGTCGCTTCGGCGGTCTGGAGCTGCTGCTCGGCGGCGGCGAGGGTCTGGGCGGTCGCGGTGGCGGCCTGGCGGAGCGGTTCCAGCTCGGCGAGGCCGGCGTCAGCAGCGGCTCGGGCGGCCTCGGCCTCGGGGCGAATGGCTTCAAGCCGCGAGGCGACGGTCAAGGGATTGGCGCGGAGGTCGCCAAGCGGGCTGGCATCGTCGCCGTTGAACAGGCGGACGATTCCGTCGAAGGTTCCCGTGATGATGGTCTTTTCATCGTGGCCGATCGCGGCCTGAAGGGTCAGATCGCTGAACCCACCGAAGGCCTTGAGTTCCTTGCCGTCCTGATCCCAGAGCTTGGCGACGCGGTCGCGTCCGCTGGTGACAACGCGGCCGTCCTTGGCGAACCGGACGGAGGTGGTGCCGCCGCCGTGGGCGTTCCAGCTCTTGAGCTGGTTGCCGGTGAACATGTCCCAGGTCTTGACCGAGGCGTCCTGCGAGGCGCTGACCAGGACGTTCGAATCGAGCCGCCAGTCCATGCTGGTAACCATGTCGCCGTGGCCGGGAAGGATGTAGAACTCTCGGCCGGTGCGGGCCTCCCAGACGAGGGTGCCGCCGTTGCGATCGCCCGAAGCGAGCAGGACGCCATCGGGGCTGAAGGCGACCGAGGTGACCCACTCGGTGTGTTTGCGGGACTCGTAGACGAGAGAGTCGTCGTCGGTCCGGTAGACGCGGAGGATCTTGCTCGGGCCGCCGAGGGCGATCAGGGAGCGGTCGGGGCTGATGTCGGCGGCAAGGACGAGGTCGTATTCCTGGCCGGCTTCGCTCAGACGTTCGCCGGTCTTCACGTCCCAGACGACCACGCGGCCGGACTGACCGCCTCGGCCTCCGCCGGCGAGCAGGAGGTCGCCGTCTCGGGAGAAGCGGAGGACGTGGACGTCGCCTTCGTCGAAGGGAAGGACGGCGGCGAGGCTTTTGTTCTCGGTGTCATAAAGGAGGACCTGCTTGTGCTGGCCGATCGCCACGAGAGGAGCCCAGGGGCTGGCCGCGAGCGCGACGATCGCGCCGGGACGATCGTTGACGAGCACCGGTTCGGTGGGCACGCCCTGGGGCATGGCCGGCTCGCCCGTCGGCTTGCCGAGGGCCGAGGGGTCGAGCTGAAACTCCATCTTCGGCTTCTTCTTGACGCTCACGACGCTGCCCGAGTTCTCAGGCGCCCCGGCATCGATCCACTTGCGGAGGACGTCGATTTCCTCCTCGGGGATCTTCGGAGCGTTCGGGGGCATGGTGGGGGTTTCGTCGTGGTTGACGAGCAAAAAGAGCCAGCTGTCGTCTGCGGAACCCGGCTCGATGACCGAGCCGGAGCCGCCACCTTCCATCATGTTGGCATAGGTGGTGAGGTTCAGGCCGCCAGAGGCCTTGTCGGCGTTGTGGCAGGTGTTGCAGCGCGCCTGGAAAATCTTGGCCGCGTTGTCGGTGAAGGTGAGCTTGGCGTCCTGGGCCGAGGCCAATCCGGCCGAGACGCCGAGCAGCACGGTCAGGGCGGTGGAGAGGGGAAGCGGTCGCATCGGCAAAGACACCTCAAGCTGTCGGCGGGTCCAGTCCGGGGAGGATCAATGGGGCGGGACCATCGCGGGCCGAGTCGAAGGGGCTCGGCCCACGATGGCGAAGCATCGGGGAACAAGATCAGTGGTTGAAAATGAACTCGCGGCTGTTGAGCAAGGCCCAGAAGACATCTTCGAGCGCGTGCTGCCGGTTGGAGCCCTCGCCGAAGAGGGGCAAGAGTTGGTTCTGCTCCTCCGAGGTCGGTTTTCGGCTCAGGCAGCGTACGTAGAGATCAGAAATCAGGTCTTCGGGGGGAAGGTCGCTCTCGACCAGTTGTTTGAGCACGGGGCTAGAGCGGATCTTTGCGTTGGTGGTCGAGCCGTTGAGCAGGTGGAGCGATTGCGAGAGGGTCGGCTCCATCTTCACCTCGCACGAGCAGACGGTCTCGCGGGTCGCGCGGCCGAAAGTCGTGAGGAAGTAATTTGAGGAGCGGCCGTCGGCAATTTGAACGGCTCGGGCACCGAGTGGAAGCCCCCGAAACTTGTCCTGCGTGTCAGTGACCTGGCTGATCACGTCGAGAAGGTTCTCGGCCTTGATGCGTCGGAGGTTGGCACGAGCAAAGTTCACGGAGTCGTGGGCGTTCGACTCGTTGGCGATTGTGTCACGCTGATAGGTCCGACTGTTGCAGATGTCTCGGACAAGGGACTTCAGGTCGTATCCCGACTCGGTGAAGCGGCGGGCCAGCTCGTCGAGCAGCTCGGGGTTGGAGGCGGGGTTCGAGACGCGGAAGTCATCAACTTCTTCAACAATACCGATTCCAAAGAAGTGGGCCCAGACCCGGTTGACGAAGCTGGTGGCGAAGAAGGGATTCTCAGGTGAGGCGAGCCATTCGGCCAGCACCTCGCGACGGTCCTTGCCGCTCACGTC is a window from the Tautonia rosea genome containing:
- a CDS encoding WD40 domain-containing protein: MRPLPLSTALTVLLGVSAGLASAQDAKLTFTDNAAKIFQARCNTCHNADKASGGLNLTTYANMMEGGGSGSVIEPGSADDSWLFLLVNHDETPTMPPNAPKIPEEEIDVLRKWIDAGAPENSGSVVSVKKKPKMEFQLDPSALGKPTGEPAMPQGVPTEPVLVNDRPGAIVALAASPWAPLVAIGQHKQVLLYDTENKSLAAVLPFDEGDVHVLRFSRDGDLLLAGGGRGGQSGRVVVWDVKTGERLSEAGQEYDLVLAADISPDRSLIALGGPSKILRVYRTDDDSLVYESRKHTEWVTSVAFSPDGVLLASGDRNGGTLVWEARTGREFYILPGHGDMVTSMDWRLDSNVLVSASQDASVKTWDMFTGNQLKSWNAHGGGTTSVRFAKDGRVVTSGRDRVAKLWDQDGKELKAFGGFSDLTLQAAIGHDEKTIITGTFDGIVRLFNGDDASPLGDLRANPLTVASRLEAIRPEAEAARAAADAGLAELEPLRQAATATAQTLAAAEQQLQTAEATATQTTQAVAAAEAATTETNATHQAALAAFQKAAEADAQAINALSNASQALAAAADTTRSLVEKAAGDPATVSEAEAALAQRTKTTEAVVPALAAVIASADAVTAARAPLADAIARKRTVDTALADARAAAKAATDALGPLKAAVEQAQQARATADAALAEKAPAVEALVANATRLEAQRDALIAELNARQPDPTAAASVNEE